A window from Acidobacteriota bacterium encodes these proteins:
- a CDS encoding alpha/beta hydrolase: MTKARENFFEAQRRMLDRYEVSAESRFIDVPSIDGKTHVLVSGDGPPVVMLNGIGTPGAMWAPLMAELDGFRLFAVDLPGYGLTDTIEAFTEDFRHNTGVFLGEVLDGLELSAAPFVANSLGSLWTLWLALDRPERVTAMVHLGCPAIVLDTSAPLPMRLLSFRPLGRLLTRIRPPSEGQVEELSRMVNEYPLPPELAELLLRTEQLPGFRAKFLPTLNALIRLRGNRPEMRLTSEQLEALRQPTMVFWGENDPFGSVETGERMVELMPRAELHVVGGGHAPWITESARIGPVAGRFLRQAG; encoded by the coding sequence ATGACGAAGGCGAGAGAGAATTTCTTCGAAGCGCAGAGACGGATGCTCGACCGGTACGAGGTGAGTGCCGAATCACGCTTCATCGATGTACCATCAATCGACGGAAAGACTCACGTCCTGGTCTCGGGCGACGGACCACCGGTCGTGATGCTCAACGGCATCGGAACGCCCGGCGCGATGTGGGCGCCCCTGATGGCAGAGCTCGATGGATTCCGCCTGTTCGCGGTCGATCTCCCCGGCTATGGACTCACCGACACCATCGAGGCCTTCACCGAGGACTTCCGTCACAACACTGGCGTTTTTCTGGGCGAGGTACTCGACGGGCTCGAACTGAGCGCGGCGCCGTTCGTCGCCAACTCGCTCGGCTCGCTCTGGACGTTATGGCTGGCACTCGACAGACCGGAACGTGTGACCGCCATGGTGCATCTCGGCTGTCCGGCCATCGTCCTCGACACCTCAGCACCGCTGCCGATGCGACTTCTTTCCTTCCGGCCCCTCGGGCGTCTGCTGACGCGAATTCGTCCACCATCGGAGGGCCAGGTGGAGGAGTTGAGCCGGATGGTGAATGAGTACCCGCTCCCCCCCGAGCTGGCGGAGCTGCTGCTGAGAACCGAGCAGCTTCCGGGTTTCAGAGCGAAGTTTCTTCCGACACTCAACGCTCTGATCCGTTTGAGAGGCAATCGACCGGAGATGCGGTTGACTTCCGAGCAGCTCGAGGCGTTGAGACAACCGACCATGGTCTTCTGGGGTGAGAACGATCCCTTCGGCTCGGTCGAGACGGGCGAGCGGATGGTCGAGCTGATGCCCCGCGCCGAGCTGCACGTGGTCGGCGGAGGACATGCTCCCTGGATCACCGAGTCCGCGCGGATAGGTCCGGTCGCAGGCCGCTTCCTCCGCCAGGCCGGCTGA
- a CDS encoding sodium/solute symporter (Members of the Solute:Sodium Symporter (SSS), TC 2.A.21 as described in tcdb.org, catalyze solute:Na+ symport. Known solutes for members of the family include sugars, amino acids, nucleosides, inositols, vitamins, urea or anions, depending on the system.): MIDLVIIAAYLTGVIAAGIWFSKRQKSTARYFLAGRNLPWWAISASIVATETSTISFISVPGIAYAYGGDFRFLQLVLGYLIGRIVISILFIPSYFREELVTVYQLLQSVFGGGVRALSSAIFVVMRIIADGVRLLLTALVIAAVFTALAPDQASHLVIPASIIGLGLIMIVFTFLGGIEAVVWIEVVQLGIYIAGAIAAAVVLTGLIPGGAAAAIDLAAAAGKLRFFDFAFDISTTFGFWAGLIGGCFLTMSTHGTDQFMVQRYLSSRSERDAMLGLLSSGVLVFVQFLGFLFIGILLFAFYRPDRIPDWATNVAAPFDAPDQVFAHFIANHLPAGLMGLVVAAILAAALSSSLSSIASTATADLYAPAVKGRDDRHYLNASRLFTVGAGIAQIIVALILMGETRSALNIALSVASLLNGPILGIFLLAAMGVRGPRAALAGMIAGLAAVTWVWLGTSAAWPWYVTVGSLVTVAVGWIVSKESSAQVR; encoded by the coding sequence TTGATCGATCTCGTCATCATCGCCGCCTACCTGACAGGCGTCATCGCTGCCGGAATCTGGTTCTCGAAGCGGCAGAAGTCGACCGCCCGTTACTTCCTCGCCGGCCGCAACCTCCCGTGGTGGGCGATCAGCGCGTCGATCGTGGCGACGGAGACTTCGACGATCTCCTTCATCTCGGTTCCCGGAATCGCCTACGCGTACGGCGGCGACTTCCGGTTTCTGCAGCTCGTTCTCGGGTACCTGATCGGCCGGATCGTCATCTCGATCCTCTTCATACCGTCGTATTTCCGGGAAGAGCTCGTCACCGTCTATCAGCTGCTCCAGAGCGTCTTCGGCGGCGGCGTTCGCGCTCTCTCCTCGGCGATTTTCGTCGTCATGCGGATCATCGCGGACGGAGTGCGGCTGCTGCTGACCGCGCTCGTGATCGCCGCGGTTTTCACCGCGCTCGCCCCGGATCAGGCCTCCCATCTCGTGATCCCCGCCTCGATCATCGGCCTCGGGCTGATCATGATCGTCTTCACGTTCCTCGGAGGAATCGAGGCCGTCGTCTGGATCGAGGTCGTGCAGCTCGGCATCTACATCGCCGGCGCGATCGCCGCGGCGGTCGTGCTCACCGGTCTGATCCCTGGCGGCGCAGCGGCCGCGATCGATCTCGCCGCGGCCGCCGGGAAGCTGCGCTTCTTCGACTTCGCGTTCGACATCTCGACGACATTCGGCTTCTGGGCGGGACTCATCGGGGGTTGCTTTCTCACGATGAGCACACACGGAACCGATCAGTTCATGGTGCAGAGATATCTCTCATCGCGGAGCGAGCGGGATGCGATGCTGGGCCTTCTCTCCTCCGGGGTTCTCGTTTTCGTGCAGTTCCTCGGGTTCCTCTTCATCGGGATTCTGCTTTTCGCCTTCTACCGGCCGGATCGGATTCCCGACTGGGCGACGAACGTGGCGGCGCCCTTCGATGCGCCGGATCAGGTCTTCGCGCACTTCATCGCGAATCATCTGCCGGCCGGTCTGATGGGACTCGTCGTGGCGGCCATACTCGCCGCAGCGCTGTCGTCGTCGCTCAGCTCGATCGCGTCGACCGCGACCGCGGATCTCTATGCCCCCGCGGTGAAGGGGAGGGACGATCGCCACTACCTCAATGCTTCGCGCCTTTTCACCGTCGGCGCCGGCATCGCGCAGATCATCGTCGCGCTGATTCTGATGGGGGAGACCCGCTCGGCGCTCAACATCGCGCTCTCGGTCGCATCGCTGCTCAACGGGCCGATCCTCGGGATCTTTCTTCTTGCGGCGATGGGAGTACGGGGGCCACGAGCAGCGCTGGCAGGAATGATCGCGGGCCTCGCCGCGGTGACGTGGGTCTGGCTCGGAACCTCCGCGGCCTGGCCCTGGTACGTGACCGTCGGAAGCCTCGTCACTGTCGCGGTGGGGTGGATCGTTTCGAAGGAATCGAGCGCGCAGGTCCGGTGA